A genomic region of Alistipes megaguti contains the following coding sequences:
- a CDS encoding helix-turn-helix domain-containing protein, producing the protein MENQHTDDLSRILQTVEEILEIVHFMKDHRSQLEGDPILDFAEVCQLLRQSERQVRRFREQGLLVGFNIGARRMYLLSEVQEFIRKMRRRGKLESLNQ; encoded by the coding sequence ATGGAAAATCAACACACGGATGACTTGTCCCGCATTCTGCAGACGGTCGAAGAGATCCTCGAGATTGTACACTTCATGAAGGATCACCGGAGCCAGCTTGAAGGCGATCCGATCCTCGATTTTGCGGAGGTCTGTCAGTTGCTCCGCCAGAGCGAACGCCAGGTGCGCCGCTTCCGCGAACAGGGGCTGCTTGTCGGCTTCAACATCGGAGCCCGGCGCATGTACCTGCTCTCCGAAGTGCAGGAGTTCATCCGCAAGATGCGCCGCCGCGGAAAACTCGAATCGTTGAATCAATAA